TCCTCAACCTGCAAACGCGACTTCTCCCAGGAAGCCTTCGGCCTTCCCACAATGTGTGGCCTCGGGGTATTTTACGCTGGCCCGGGAATAAAACAGAACACTGTTGTCTGGTTGTCTGACGTGCTGACAGCGCCTTCCCAGGTGCGCTCTGCCCCTGAGAGACCGCAGACCACGTCTGCCTCACGCGTGTCTTCGTGTCCGTGGCGACGGTCTGACGCGGCCTCAGCAGGAAGCCGTCCCGCAAACACTCGGGGCGTGGGGCCGGGTGGGGCGACTGGGAGGCactaatatcaataaatatataaaaaaataaaaaatttcttacAAATTTACAATGTTACAAATAACTAACACAAAAATAGATGCCCAGGATGAAGATAAgtataattattacatatttgtTCGATAATGTTATTCTAGtctattttctattaatttctttttcaagtatattttattgattatgctattacagttgtcccattcttttttcttcactttattcccctccgccctgcacccccctccccccatcagtATTCCCCCACCTAGTGCACGTCCACAggtcgtgcatgtaagttctctggcttccccatttcccatagTGTTCTCACCCTCCCCCGTCTATCTTGTACCGACCACGTTATGTTTCTTGTTCCCTggacctttccccccattctccccctcccctccccacggaTAACCCTCCgagtgatctccattcctgtgattctgttcctgttccagttgtttgcttagtttgtttttgttgctttagGTTCattggttgatagttgtgagtttgttgtcattttgccgTTCATAGTGTTGGTCtccttttcttagatgagtccctttagcatgtcacGTGTAGTCATGTAGTTCCTTCTTGCAAACAGCTTCCCCTCCGGAGGCTGCCGCACCCGCAGGCTCGGCTGGAATTCGGCCCCGGGAGCCTGTCAGCCTGCCGTGACCTCCAGTGCCCTCGGCCACAGGAAGCTCATTCTGGCACAAAAATGTGATGTTTTCATCTGAGAAGCCGGACGTGTGTGGCATCAGGCACTTATGCACATTATTTGTTTACTAACATAACGTAAAACCTATAACATAGCTTTTTACGCACATCACCAAATGCTGTGCCTGTGCCAGCTCGTCCCTCTGTTGGCACAGCCGTGACGGCTGAGCTCGGGCACGTCAGACACACGGAGTATCACTGATCTGCTGGCCTCGGAGTTGTTaacccctccctccactctctgAGAGCCCAGGCCTGTCTGGGGACGAACCTTTATCAGGCACTCTGCTGTGTCTTATCTCACTGCGATGTCACCGAACCCTGAGAGAGAGACGTGCCCCCACTCAGCATGCCCAACAGTGGGGGCACACAGAGGTAGAGCAGTTGGTCCCACCACCACGGatggcccttcctcctccccgaAAACAAGAAGAAGTGACACAGCTGGGACCCCCAGCAGACTTCCTCGGACCGGCTGGGATCACAGCGTGTCTGGGAACTCCACCAACCACTTGGGAAGAGTCAGGCTGGGGCGGCTGCCAGATATTCTTAGTTCGCCCCACAACCCCCTTCCAACGAGGGCACATCCCTCTGGGCATGAGCAAACACCAGGCTGAGCAGCTTCGCAGCCGCGAGACACCGGGGTTTTGCAGCCTTCTGCCGACGAGTGGGAGCACGGCTCCCAgaggacacaggaagaagagaCGGAGTGTGGCCGTGGAGCAGCTCAGCGTCACGGACGCAGGAGAGCGGGCCCCACGGGTGGGACCCGGTGGCCCGGAGCCTGGCGGGACGGGGAGGATGGAGCTGCCGGTTTGGACGGTGGCCTTGGCCTTGCCGCGGCTGAACGAGATCGGAAGTGTATCACGACTGGAGCGGATCAACGCCAACTACCACGGTGCCCACCGCACGGGATCCGGTGGGAAACACCAACGTGGAAATCCACGCCTGCCCACGTGTCGGCGTTTTAGCTGCTGcaccatcatcatcgtcatcgtcgtgggggcagggtggggcagaggtgggTTCACGGTGGTGCGTACTCAAAGCAGCTCATGCTGGTGTGAGTATGTATTAATCGTTGTACTATTTCCCACAcggacaactgtaaacctccttttgtcGCCCCCGTATACAGCTTCtctctgtataattttattgtatagtACACACCATAGATATGTGATTTTATTAGCtaagtaatttattcatttagaagCCAGACCTCTGTTACAGAAATTTCACTGCcaagagcacagaaataaacaaggCAAGACATGACATTTAAGGAATTcaaactgtatatatttatacatatagttcaaacatatatatatatacacacacatatctatgTATCCAGAAAGCCCCCGTGGCCTCGCACCTCCGTGCCTGTTCACGCGCCATTCTCTCCCCCAGAGCGGCCCCCTTGCTCTCACCTGGCTCCCTCGTCGTGGCCCTGACAACCAAGTCACCCCCTCTCCCGGGATGAGCCGCCCTGCTACGTGCCCGTGAGGCCTGGGGGTCACAGTCTCAGAGCGCTTCCCTGCAGCGCGGCTCACCTGCCTCGGACTCGCGAGGCTGGGAGCCCTTTGGGGACAGACAGGGGTTATGCCTGACTTCTCTCTGGGGGACGGGCCCGGTTCATACAATGTGTGTGAATTGATGAATTAATAAACCCTGTGGGGGTCGGCCTGCCTGGGATAAACAgctggaaaacctacagaagctgAGGGCGACGTCCTCAGGGGACAACTGAGAGGCCGCTGGGCCTGCTGACAGCGGGGTGGACAGGGCGGCGGGCAGACAGGAAGGCCCTGCTGCGGGGCCATGGGGGCCAGGCCAGAACCAGCCGGTGACTGTCCCGGGCggcaggcgggggcaggggcaccaGCACGGGCATGGGAGCGGCCCACGGACGGGGACACCCGAGAAGCCGCGTCACTGTCAGCAGACACTGGGCAGGAAGACAGGATGAAACGGCTGTTGGCAGAGAAAGGGGACTTGGAAACGGCACCAGACGCTGCTGCCGGGCTGTGTCGGGAAGGAATCCCCGTGCCGCCGATGAGACTGGGTCCCGTGCGTGGAGATGGGCCAGCGAGCCCAGCGCCCCGGCCTCCCGGGGAAGACGGCCTTCCGGAGGGTGTGAGGAGCCCCAAGTGGCGGGATCGCGCCATCGGGACAGGCGAGCCGCAGAAGCCGAGGACGGCTGCGGTCGCAAGTGCCGAACGCCACACCGCAAAGAGGACAAACAGGGGACGGTCAAGGGGACAGGTGGCCGAGCGTGGCGGTGACTCGCGTGAGAACACCCTTGGGTGACAGCGAGAGCAGGAGACAGGTCGGAATGGACTGGAGAGTGAGCGGGAGGCACCAGACAAAACTATTTAAGCCTCAGGTGTGGAAGAAACGGAGAAGAAGCCAGCTGAAAGTGGCTGGGCGTTGAGACAGCCTTTCTCGTGTCAGAAGACTCGAGCGTATTTACAGATAAAAGGGAAAGCGTTTCTGGGAAGAAGAAGCTGaaaaggcaggaggcagaggggccatCGATCAGGCAAGGTGCTACGGAGACAGGGCCGCCGCCGAGGGGCAGGCGGGCTGCGGCTGCCCTGGGGGGGACGAGATGCAGGGCCACGGGCAGGTGCAAATGCCGATAAGAGTGTGGGAAGGGAGTCAGTGGGGCCCCCCGATGGGTTCTCCCCTCTCCGTGAAAGAAGGAGCCAGAGCTGCGGACAGAaaagggcagaggcagcaggaggccGCGGACAAGAGGCCTGGGGACGACGgtcaaggggagagagaaagaggctggAGCACAGTGGAGGGGCCCCGCTGCACGGCACGGGCAACCTGGCCTGCGCCATGGGGGTTCCTGCGGccgtggggagggggaaagaccTCATGGAAGACGCGTGGCTGCCAGAACCCACGGGAGACCCGATACTCCCTCTCCACACGGGTGCTTGAGTCTGAAAGGTGACACGATCAATAAGGACAGGGCAACGCCTACCAACCTCGGCCCGCACGGGACGTGAGGGCAAAACCTAACAGGTGGACAGAGCTGGCGACGGAAGGCTCTGGACCGGTTGTGTAGAGGATGCAGCTGGGCGTCACGGAGGTGGGGAGGACGGACGGACGAGTAAGGGCGTGGGACGCTGGTCCGTTTTCAGAAAAGGAGCAGCTTCTGGCACGGCGGCGGGCGTCTGGGAGCCGCGGGCTTCTGCAGAGCAGGCAGCTCCGAGGGACACTCGGAGGAGCGCTGTGACGGGGGACGTGCACGTTGTCCGAGTGATAACTCCAGGCACCTGTGCGAGAGCAGCATGAACTTAGCGCCCGGTGCCGTGATTTTCAAACCAGTCCGTGCCGTGGAGTAGAGTCACGTCTGGGCCCCAGGAAACCCCTCGGGGAGCAGACACGGGCCCCCACCTCGCCGAGCCACGGCCTTCTGCGCCCATGCAGCAGGCAAGTGAGGGTCTGGGACGACTCACTGCCATCCACCGCAGGCCGCTCCCCAGCGTGTCCGACCCCCGGCAGGGAGAGAACTTCGGACAAAGGGACAGTGGGACCCCTGCTCGTGGGCTTGTTCTGCTGCTGGAGAATGTGAGGGTGCTCCCTGGACTAGCGAAGGGCGCGCGAGAGTGCTGGAACGGAACTGACCATCCATGGGAACACACGACATCTCTCCGGGACAGGGACGGGAGGAAGGACTGCCCGGCGCCCCTCTCCGGGCCGCACCCTCACCCCGAGGCGTGCTGGCCGCCCTGCCAGAGCACGGACTCCGGCTCTGCTCCACACCCCGGGAAAACCAGAGCCCCAGGTGTGCAGAGAGACAGAACGGGCCGAATATTTACAGGCAATTACGTATTAaagtaactattttttaattcccTCCTCTCGCTCTAAGAATTACATTCCATTACCATTGAAGACATCGATTATGTCATAATAATGTCTCAATAAATGCcaaatattacataattttaataaaaatgtgagcATTGCATATGTTGTTATTCAACTTGCTTTCTTTTACTTACGATGCAATGcgactttttattaaaaataatggaaagcTATCTCATCCTTTCCAAACGCGCAGGGCAGACACACTCTCGCTGGAGTTCTGTCGGAGGAGCGGGTGCCGGACCCGCCCTCCCGGCCGGTGGAACTGGACGGAACAGACGGAAACCCGCTGCGGGCGGGGCCACAGCAGGGGCTTCCGGAGGAGGAAGCCGCCCGCGGGCCCGTGGGCGCCCCCCTACCTACCACGCTAGCTTCTGCCCGTGACGCTCTCGGGCCCGAGGACGGGCAGCACCGCGTCAGCACTGTGCTGAACGAACGAAGGCCGAATTCCAGAGAGTGGCTGTGGTTCCTGCgtcaggaggaagagaaacaagctGATGCAGGAAAGAGCTCTGATGCCCGCCGAGCGGCCCTCTGGTGCCCGCGTCACCGGAACTGAGACACTCGCGCGCAGCCAAGTGCACGGGGAGTGACACCTGCTCCCTGTGAGCGATGCGATCCCGGGAGGCAGCGTGGGGCCGGGCGACGCCGGACACCGGAGCTCTACCTGCCGGGGTGAGGAGGTCCGCGGGGGGTCAGACCCCAGAGGGCGAACGCTTCCGTGGTCGGGCAAACCACGGTGCGAATGGCTCCATGAGACCCACGAAGTTGGAGAAAGACACAAGCAACTTGGCCACACACCAAAAGCAACTTTCACGGGATTGAAAGAAAGACGACGAAGGCCACTTTCCAGCCAGCAGGTCCTTAGCGCTGTCGGGCAGGCGCTAAAAGCCGCCAGACCGGCAAACACACAGGAGGGCAGAGCCGTCACTCGGAGACCGTCGGTGACAAGAAGCTGAGAACCGCGGACACCAGGCTGGACACAGTCAGCCTGAGAGGAGTCCGGATAACATCTCCGAAAACACCAGTCTCGTCTCCGAGGGAGGTTCCATTCATCCATTTCACTCACGGCTCATCCTCCAGGTCGGTGTCCCTTGACCCTGGtctccccacctcttcctgcCCAGTctgaccccaccctcaccctcccgCACCCCGCACCCCTGCACCCACACGTGGAGTCAAAAGCCTGAGAAGGCTGCCGGGAGGACATGTTAACAGTGGacatgtgggtgggtgggggcgggggctccgaGGGAGGTGTTGGAGTGACCTGGGGACTGGCCGGGGAGTCTGGGGTGGGTGATGCCACCGACAGTGAGTGAGAGGGGACAGAGCACCCCGGGGTTCCGCACAGGGAGGACCCTCCAGACCTGAGATGCCcgcaggggggaggagggggtgggggaggagggggaggagggggagcgcCCCAAGAAGTGCTTTCGGACGGGTCTGCACCTCTTCTCAGCACCGGGAACTCGGGGCACGTGGGGTGGGTGCCCAGGGGAGACCTGCAGGGCCGGGGGTCGGCGTCGGGGAGACTAGTGCGGCGGGTGAGCGGTGTCTCTCTGGATGCGCTGCACAGACACGGGGGGAGGGGACGGTCCTGACACAGCGCCCCACCCAGGTGCCCTCCTGAGGGCTGACACCCCCCTCCGAGACCAGGACGACCCCCTCATGAGGCACGTTCCCGCCGGCTGTGCCCAgacccaggcagggcccctgtTCCCGGGTGGTTTTCGGGGGTCACTGAAAATCATTCGGAAATGCAATCAATGCACGTGAGCTCTGCCGCCCAATGGTggcgggttgggggggggggtgcggggccCAGGGGAGCGCAGACCCGGATCACATCATCtgggtggcgggggggcgggggggggggggggcagccgcTGGGGGTGTTTGGTTTCAGGAACCTGGTCTtcgtgcggggggtggggggcgtgaaAAGGCTCCAAACTCTGGAGTCAAGGTTTAACCACCCAGGTTAAGCAAATGTCGTGTCCCCAGGATCCCGGGAATCTTGGAGGAAACCGCCGTCTGGAGCGGAGAAAGGGCAGAGGAGCACGGGCAGACCGATTGCTGTTCTCGCAGACAGGGGAGCAATTGCTATGGATGAGCTAAGTGGGCGGTCCCATGCACGAACTTTCAGCCCGCTCCTGACCGGGGACGTTTCACCGTGTGCCGTGGACAGGGGCCTCGGAGTTTCGTCTGCTCCTGATGTGTGCGGGGAGGGCGAGGCCACACTGGCCGCAAAGATGGGACGGCCCCTGCGCCATCGTTGCACacggggtgcaggggagaggcggaggccaggctggggctgcagggaagtAGAGAGAAGGGCCTGGAACCTCCCTGGGAAAGAGACAAACTTCTCGCTTCAGGAGGCAGGATGGGCGAGAGCTGGTCCATCACACCAGAAGGGAATCGCTGTCTTCCCGGGGGACGgggtggccgggggggggggggtgcatttCAGGAAGTGCCTCTGGCGGAAACCTGTCGCCATGGCAGCTCGTCTGGGAGGAACTGCCGGTACCAGTTCCGCGTGAGGAGCAAAAGCACAGGTGTGGGCAGGCCACGGTGACCCCTGAGGACACAGGGCCAAGTACAGGCCCCGCCCCTTCAGCCGGGGACAGGCCTACAACTCGCCTCCAGCTTCGAGGAAAAGATGGCTTTTGTGGCTGTGCTTGGGGCTGGCGTCTGACACTCGAATGAGCAAGTGTGAACTCCAGTTAAAAAACCAATTCCATGTTTGGTACAGATGTGCCTGCTGCGGTGTCAGGGGCCGACCTGCTGACCCGGCGGCCCCGGTTGAAGTTCACACCGAAGCAGTTCTCTCACATCCCGCGGATGCCGTGGGTGTGATGTCGGGAGGTTCGGGGCGGGGGCCCCGGTCAGGCTGGGCTGAGACTCCGGgtcccctggggctgtggggtggTGACAGGCCGCTGCCCTGAGCTGCTCCTGCTGTGGCCACCTACACCAGCTGCCTCCTGTCCTCGGCGGCCTCTGGTGAGAGGTGTCCTCCTGGAGGACCTGGGAGTCCCCCGTGCCCAtcggcagggaggaggggactggTCCCGGGGGTGGCCCCAAAGGCAGAGGGCCCTGGGTGACAGGGAAAGGGTGACAGGTGCCATCAGCCCTTCCTGATGGACGTGGCTGGTCAGCAACACACTGAAGTAGGTTTCATCCCGGACCCACAATGACGCCAGGAATGACGGAGACTCCGCCGCACACGGGGACTTCGACCCGGTAATTTCCCGGTGAATGGGGTCCCCATAGGGAACAGCAAGCTCCCAGCCATGGCAAGTGCTCAGCCCCCAGGGGTCAGAAGGGGGGACTCCAGGCCGCATCGCACAGGGGCCAACGCCGGACCTGGGCCGTGTGTCTGCTGGGAGACTTTTGGGGAGTTCCCTAACCTTTTAGTTCATCGGTTCTTATAAGCCAGCTGacttttgcattttcattcaCGTCAGACAGATGAAACAACTGGGGAAATCTGAGACTGACAACAGGGTTATTGTGGAACGTTCTGTCTGTGTCGGTTCTCCAGGCTGCGCTGAGCGACCACCCAGCGTTGATAACCACTCACCCAGGAGTGGCGCTGGGGGCGAGACATTCTGCGACGACAGCACCCCACTCCTGAGCACTGGGACTCGCAGGGGCTCCGTAACCTAAAACACGGAGGCGTTCCCGTGCGGGGCAGCCCTGCGCGCCGATGACGCCGGCCACAGACTCGTCGGCGATGAGCGAGCCAGGAGGAGGGGTCGGCCAAGCCCGTTTTCGCAGCCGTGTTCTGGCAggggctccctgccctccccggaGCCCGACGCCCAGATCTGAGCTTCAGAGCCCCGCTCAGATGTGTGGGTGGTTCGGGAACTCTTCCTCTAGTTTTGCAACTGGCTCAAGACAACGCCCAGGTGACAAAAGACAGACACGGTCCCCAGCGAAACCAGAGGCGATGATGGTGGGTCCATCCAGAGCAGATGCTGCCGCTCCTGGACGGACGCCAGGCCCTCTCACCGTCAGCCGACAGGCGCGACCGGCACGCACCGGGCCGTGGACAAGCATCTGTGACATGAGTCACCGGATAAACAACACTTCCTGGCCCTCTGGTCCGTATATAAAGCTTCCAGGGCCACGGGGGACAGTCGACTTCAGAAGCACCTTCTGTAGCCACACCAAACCTCACCCCTGCCGACATGTGTTGCAACTATTACGGGAACtcctgcggctgcggctgcggctacGGCTGTGGCTACGgaggcctgggctgtggctgtggctgtggctacGGCTGCGGCTACGgaggcctgggctgtggctgtggctacGGAGGCCTGGGCTGCGGCTGTGGAGGCCTGGGCTGTGGCTATGGCTGCGGCTACGGCTGTGGCTACGGAGGCCTGGGCTGCGGCTATGGCTGTGGCTATGGCTCTGGCTATGGCTTGGGCTACGGCTATGGCTGCTGTACCTTCCGACCCTTTTGCTACCGAAGATGCTGCTCCTTTTGCTGGTAGGACGTCATCCCACAGCACCTGTGGCTCTGACAGAGCAGAGTGCACCTCCGTGGACCCCGATGCCCCCGAACCCACCTCGGAGCCTTCCGTGcagccactgcccctcccccgcccgtccccccccccccccgcccccgccgtgcACCTAACGAGCGTGTCCCACCCGGCGGCAGCCCCGGCTCGGATTCAGCGGTTGGTTGGGCGTCTCCAGCTTCTCACTGACA
The sequence above is a segment of the Phyllostomus discolor isolate MPI-MPIP mPhyDis1 chromosome 2, mPhyDis1.pri.v3, whole genome shotgun sequence genome. Coding sequences within it:
- the LOC114490009 gene encoding keratin-associated protein 6-2-like isoform X2; translation: MCCNYYGNSCGCGCGYGCGYGGLGCGCGCGYGCGLGCGYGCGYGCGYGGLGCGYGCGYGSGYGLGYGYGCCTFRPFCYRRCCSFCW
- the LOC114490009 gene encoding keratin-associated protein 21-1-like isoform X1, producing MCCNYYGNSCGCGCGYGCGYGGLGCGCGCGYGCGYGGLGCGCGYGGLGCGCGGLGCGYGCGYGCGYGGLGCGYGCGYGSGYGLGYGYGCCTFRPFCYRRCCSFCW